The following DNA comes from Pseudomonadota bacterium.
AGCCGGCGGTTACCGAGGCGACGGTGGAGACGGTAAAATCGATTTCCGGATATTGCCTGGCCAATTCACCAATCTGGAAATAGAATCTGCCGACATTTTCTTCGGTAAGGACAATTTCGTCCGCATTTCCATTATCCGGACCTTCTCCGACGGCCAGGGCATTAGTTGTACGCTCATGAACATTTTTTAAATCTGCCGGCGCCTCATTGACCACTTCCGATTTTTTTTCAACCTTTGAACAGGCCGGCAGCGCCAACAAAAGGATAATGAGAATACAGAAAAAATGTTTCATCAGACACCTTGACACAACTCGAAGAGTTCGGGCTACGAACGATAATCAGCATTAATCTTGACATAATCAATAGAAAAATCGCAGGTGTATTCCTCATAGGAAAACTGGCCGGCCTTGAGATGTATATTGACGGAGAATTCTTTCTTCTTAAGGATCTCAGTGGCAAGCACTTCAGTCTCCCGGCCCTGACCCAGGCCGTCTTTCACCATGAGCACTTGATCAAAAGCAATATCAACCTGACAGGGGTCAAACATCGCGCCGGACCTGCCCAGCGCGCCGATGATCCTGCCCCAATTGGCGTCTTCACCGAAAAACGCGGTTTTCACCAGTGCTGAATTAGCAACCGTCAGCGCGGCATTTTTCGCATCATCCATGCTTTTTGCGCCATCCACCCGGATGGTTATGAGCTTGGTTGCGCCTTCGCCATCCCGGACAATCTGCAGGGCCAGGTCTTTGAGCAGATCATTGAGCACGGCCTGAAACATTTCAGTATCCGTTGCCGAATCATCAACCGGAAAATTTTTCGCCAGGCCGTTGGCAAGGATCAGCGCTGTATCATTGGTACTGGTATCGCCGTCTACGGTTATCCGGTTAAATGAGAGATTCACCGCCTGAGTGAGCGACTTCTGAAGAAGTTCGGGGGAAATAACCACATCGGTGCAGAGAAAGCAAAGCATGGTTGCCATATTGGGCATGATCATCCCGGATCCCTTTGCCAGGCCGAGAATTTTTACCTGTTTGCCTCCCAGAACGATATCCCTGAGCGCAGTCTTGGGAACAGTGTCTGTGGTCATCATTGCCCTGGAGACATCATCAAATCCATTTTCGGATAGCGCTTCCACCAGGGCAGGTATAGAACCGGTGAAATTCGCCATGTCCAGCTGCATGCCGATCACCCCGGTGGACGAGACATGAACCTGGTCTTCGGAAACCTCCAGGGCCTCAGCCAGCAGGCGCGCGCAACCGCGAGCATTTTCCATCCCCTGCTCGCCGGTACAGGCGTTGGCAATACCGGAATTAACCATGATTGCCCGAGCCTTGCCGGACTTGATTTTTTCCATACCCAGAAGCACCGGCGCAGCCTTTACCAGACTGGTGGTATACACTGCGGCAGCAACCGCAGGCACACGGCTTACGATCAAACCGATATCCAACCGGTCCTTGCCTCTGATGCGGGCTTTCACCGCCGCTGCCTCAAATCCCTGAATTGTTAAATCTGTTCTTTGCATGTTTGGAGATTCTCAGAAAATTGAATAAACGAGATGAATAATATCGTCGGACGCCTGCCTATTCGCTCTTTAACTTATTGGAATCAAGGGCGGTGACAAATCAGAATCCGCCTTTTCACGAGATTGCCAATATTCCTCACTTATTGATTAGTGTCTGCCCAGAAATGAGGTTTTTTATTCAAGATTAAGGAATGCGAAAAAAATAAGCACAGACATATATTTGATATTTCGAGCATTATTTTTTGAGCATGACACAAAGATTGAATAAAAAGACCATTTATGACAGACACTACTTCAACCTACCGCAACACTTCTTGTGCTTCTTGCCGCTGCCGCACGGACATAATGCGTTCCTGCCGATTTTATCGCCCTCCCGGGTCACCGGCTTACGTTCCGGGGTTTCGCCGCGGCTCAACTGCATTTCACGCTGCTGGCTCCGCTGCGCCCTTGCAAGTTTCTCAACTTCATCATCCTCCCGGGCCAGTCTGACACGGAACAGAGTGCTCACCGTCTGCGTCTTGATGGTCTCCATCAGCTTCATGAACATTTCATAGCCTTCGCGTTTATATTCGTTCAAGGGATTCTTCTGCCCGTAGCCGCGAAGCCCGATGCCTTCCTTAAGATGATCCATGTTGAGCAAATGATCTTTCCAATGACTGTCCACCACCTGCAACAGAACAATTCTTTCAAGCTGCCGGATATTCTCTTCACCAAGGTCTTTTTCTCGTTGCTCATACGCCTCGAAAGCCAGAGCCTGAATCTTTTCCATGAACTGTTCATGGCCCAGATCCTTCCTGCTCTCCTCATCCCAGTTCAGGGGTATGCCAAAGGTACTGAGCATCCTTTGTGAAATTTCGTCCCAATTCCATTCCTCGGAAGGGACTTTATATTCAACGGACTTTTCAACGACCTGTGCCACCAGTTCCGGAATCATGTCGAGCACGACATCCTTGACGTTTTCTCCTTTGAGTACCTCGCGCCGCTGGCTGTAAATCACCTCGCGCTGCATATTCATCACATCATCATATTCAAGGAGATGTTTACGGATGTCAAAGTTATGGCCTTCAACCTTGCGCTGGGCGTTTTCAATCGCCTTGCTGATCATCTGGTGCTCAATGGGCTCATCCTCATCCATGCCCAGTTTTTCCATGACGCCTGAAATCCGGTCCGAACCAAAAATCCTCAAAAGATCGTCTTCCAGCGAAAGATAAAACCGTGATGAACCAGGGTCGCCCTGTCGACCGGAACGGCCGCGGAGCTGGTTATCAATCCGCCGCGATTCATGCCGGCCGGTTCCCAGAATATGCAGACCGCCGAGTTCCACCACTCCCTCACCCAATTTGATGTCCGTGCCGCGCCCTGCCATATTGGTGGCAATGGTCACCCTGCCTTTCTGACCTGCCTCGGCAATAATCTCCGCCTCCTTCTCATGGTGTTTGGCGTTCAGCACCGAATGCTTGACGCCCTTCTTTTTGAGCATTGCAGAAAGCTTTTCAGAATAATCAATGTTGATGGTGCCCACCAGCATGGGCTGCCCTTTCTTGTGCAATTCCTCAATCTCGCGGACAATGGCCCGGTTCTTGGCCTGGGCATTCTTATAGATCAGATCCGGATAATCAATGCGGATCATGTTCATGTGGGTTGGCACGATGACCACGTCGAGGTTGTAAATCTTTTTAAACTCCGGGGCCTCGGTATCAGCGGTACCGGTCATGCCGGCAAGTTTCTCATACATCCTGAAATAATTCTGAAAGGTAATGGATGCATAGGTCTGATTCTCACGCTCGACCTTGACTCCTTCCTTGGCTTCCAAAGCCTGATGCAGACCGTCGCTGTAACGGCGGCCCGGCATGGTTCGACCGGTGAATTCGTCAACAATGATCACCTCGCCGTCCTTGACCAGATAATCCACATCGCTTTTAAACAGGAGATGCGCCTTTAAAGCCTGATTGAGATGATGGAGCCACTCGATGTTCTTGGGATCGTAAAGGTTGTCCACATTAAGCAGCTTTTCTCCCAGCGCCACCCCGTCTTCGGTCATGGATACCGATCTCGCCTTTTCATCGATGGCATAATGTTCGTCTTTTTTGAAACTGGGGATGATCGTATTTACCCGGCCGTACAATTCCGTTGACATGTCCGCCGGGCCTGAAATAATCAACGGCGTCCGCGCCTCGTCGATAAGAATGCTGTCCACCTCATCGACAATGCCATAATGAAATTCGCGCTGACAGAAATCATCGATATCAAACTTCATATTATCGCGCAGATAATCAAAACCGAACTCATTGTTGGTGCCGTATGTGACATCCGCCCGATACGCGGCTTTTCGTGCGGCGTCATTCATGTCGTGCAGAATGGTGCCGGTGGTGAGCCCGAGAAAATGATAAATCCCGCCCATCCATTCCAGGTCCCGCCGGGCAAGATAGTCGTTCACCGTAACAACGTGCACGCCCCTGGCGCTCAGGGCATTGAGATAGACCGCCAGCGTTGCCACCAGGGTCTTGCCTTCGCCGGTTCTCATCTCGGCTATTTTTCCCTCATGGAGAACAATGCCGCCGATGTGCTGAACATCGTAATGGCGCATGCCGAGCACCCGACTTGAAACCTCCCGCACAACCGCAAAAGCTTCGGGCAGCAGATCATCCAGGGGTTCCCCCTTGGCAAGCCGCTCCCGGAAGAACACGGTTTTTGCAGCAAGTGCGCCGTCATCGAGTTTCTGAATCTCCCCTTCGAAACCATTGATTCTGTCAACCAGCGGCCGCATAATCTTAAGGGTTCTTTCGTTCTTGCTGCCGAATACTTTTTGTAAAGCTCTACCCAACATGTTTCACTCCAATATCTTTAAATCCGTGATGGAGAAATTCTCCTGAAAAATCAATCAATTCTTCGGTTCTTCAACTCCCGGCATTCCAGACCATCGCTTCTTCGTTGCAATCAGGAAATTTCGGGCAGTGAATACAGTCGCTCCACACCTTGTGCGGAAGCTCATTCTTGTCAACATGCACAAACCCGAGCTTTTCAAAAAAAACCGGCTGATAGGTTAAGGTAAAAACCCGGCTGATCCCGAAGCAGGAGGCTTCGGCCAGACATGCTTTAACCAGGGCCCGCCCAACCCCCTGGCGGTGAAAATCTTCGCCCACGGCAAGAGACCTTATTTCAGCAAGGTTCTCCCAGCACACATGCAGAGCACAGACCCCGGCTATACGACTTGAGCCGGCGGCCAGATCCTCGTGGACACTGATCTTAAAATCCCGCAACTGGTCGTACAAAGAACTCAATGACCGAGCAAGAAGCAATCCTTTTTCAGAATAATGGTTGAGCATGGCATAAACAGCCTTGACATCTTCCATCCGGGCGTCACGAATCATCATCATCTCCCAAGATATTTACAAGGGAAAAAACCGATCATGCAGATTTCCCCATAGTATCAACAAAACATTAAGAAAAGATTAAAAAATTAAGGCGTCTTAATTTTCGAAGCAGGCAACAAAGCGATATAGGCTCGAATGTCCTCTTCCTCCTCCAACTTAACGGCTGAAGCATTGGCATCGGCGAGCTTTTCAAATTTTCCGATAAACACCCGCCAGAATCCGTCGCCTCCCCCGTCATCCGGCGGCTGCAAAAATGCTTGATGACCACGGGACCGCCAGCTCAAAACCGAATCTTTTGCCCGGTCCTGATCCCTGAAGGCGGCAATCTGTAATGAAAAAAAAGTTTGCTCATGCTCCGGAGAATAATCCTCCTGCTTTGCCGATGCATTATCCTCTATGGGCAAATCAACTGCTTTCTTGCTGTTGTCGGTAAGGACTTCCTCCTGACCGTTGCCCCATATTTCACTCACTTTTGCAGTAAAATTTCTGGACATTCCGGAATTGCTGATGGGCTGCAAAACAGTTTGGCCGGCCCAGATGCCCAGAAGAAACAACCATAAAAATATACAGAAAGTTACAATGCCGACACCAAGCAGTCCGCCGATGCCGAGCTCAAACTTTATAGTGAACGTTTTCTTCCGCTGTTGGGACGCCATATTTTCTACATAGTCCGGGGAGTATTAAGCCCCAGCAGCTTCAATCCATTACCGATAACTATCCGCAGCGTTTCCGTCATCCACAGCCGGGATCTAGACAATTCAATATCATCGGAGATCACCCGATGCTTATTGTAATAACTGTGAAACTGCCCGGCAAGATCCTGCAGAAAGAATATAATCCTGTGCGGTTCAAGATCAAGGGCGGCATTTTCAACTAATTCCGGATATGCATCCATGGCTTTGAGCATATTCACTTCCTCGGCAAGAGAAAGTTTGCCGAGGTCGATATCCTCCAGGGCCCCTGCGCTCACCCCCTGGGCCTCAGCCTGCCTGGCAATGCTTAATAATCTCGCATGGGCGTATTGAACATAATATACCGGATTTTCCTGGCTCTGCTTGGTGGCAAGATCAATATCAAATTCCAACTGGCTGTCAGCCTTACGCATGAGAAAGAAAAAACGCACGACATCCTTACCAACCTCGTCGAGCAATTCATCGACTGTGATGAAATTTGCTTTTCGGGTAGACATTTTCACCTGTTTGCCGTCACGCAGGAGAGTGACAAACTGGTGGAGGACAACGGTCACTTTCGACTCATCATATCCCAGAGCCTTGACCCCGGCCAGAACGTCCGGAACCGTGGCAATGTGGTCAGAGCCGAATATATTCACCATCCAGTCAAAACCCCGCTTGAATTTCTCCCGGTGATAGGCAATGTCGGGAAGACGGTAGGTGGGCTCCCCGGTACTCTTGATAATCACCCGGTCCTGATCATGACCGAATTCCGTGGTCTTGAACCACACCGCACCTTCATGATCATAGACCAGACCCTTTTCCCGCAAGGTCGCGACCACATCATCGATTAAGCCATCCTCATACAGGGTATGCTCATTAAAATAATTATCAAAGCGGATATCCATGCGCAACAGGGTGTTATTAATATCGTCAAATATTGCCTTTTCAGCCCTTTCCTTAAACGGCGTTTCGGCTACGGCATCTTTTAATGTATCACCCACTTCATCCACGAGTGCTTTGGCGATATCAGTAATGTATTCACCCTGATAGCCGTCTTCAGGAAACTCAAACGGCAGCCCCAGCTGCTCAAGGTATCTCGCCCTGGTTGATTCACCGAGTACACGCATCTGGCGTCCGGCATCATTATAATAGTATTCCCGGGTTACCTCGTGTCCTGTTGCCACAAGCAGCCTGGCGATGGAATCACCGAGGACCGCCTGTCTTCCATGGCCGACGCTCAATGGACCTGTGGGATTGGCGCTGACAAACTCAACCATGACCTTTTTCCCGTGGCCGATATCGGAGAGTCCGTAGGTATCGCCCCCCTTGACTACCTCAGGAAGCACCGACTGCCAGACCTTGACATGCAGAAACACATTGACAAACCCCGGCCCGGCAATCTCAACTTTTTCTATAATTTCAGTGTGTTGAGAAAGAAGCTCAGTAAATTTTGCGGCAATCTCCCTGGGGTTCTTTTTCTCTTTTCCGGCAACGATCATCGCCAGGTTCGTTGAAAAATCTCCGTGCGCCGCCTGCTTCGGCTCCTCCAGGGTATAAACCCCGGCGGCAAGATCAGACCACAAGCCCTGCGCAATTCCCTTTTGATAACATTGGTCCACTATTGCTCTAAGACGCGCCTTAACCATTGCTTTTCCTTGTTTCCATCCTTCGCTCAAATTATGGTTTATAGCTCATAGCTGAAAGCTCAAGGCTCAAAGGTGAAAGATTGAAGGTTCTCCCCCTCACCCCTCACCCACGCTCAGCACTCAGTACTCAGCTCTTTTCTCCAAGCACTCAACACTATCCCCTATATTCTCTCCTGTTCAGATTCCCGAACAGGCACAACACTTCATAATCAATGGTTTCCATCCATTCGGCAATCTCGTGGGCGGTAATATTTTCATCGCCCTGCCTGCCCATCAGGACAACTTCATCCCTAGGAACAACACCGCCAATATCCGTTACATCGATCATACAGACATTCATACAGACTCTGCCGATGATCGGCGCCCGCCTGCCCTTGACAAGCACATGGGCTCGGTTGGAAAGCTTTCGCAGATAACCGTTATTGTATCCCACCGGCAGGACCGCGAGTTGTGTCGGCCGCCTGGTAATAAAAGTATGGCCGTAACTGATGCCATGCCCTTCCGGCACCGTCTTAACCTGCTGCACCGCGGTCTTAAAAGACATTACCGGCTTGAGCTCCAGGGCTTCGAGATATTCCTTTTCCCGTGATGGATAACAGCCGTAAAGACTTATCCCCGGCCGCACCATATTGAAATGCGCCTGCGGATATCGTATCAGGGCCGCGGAGTTGGCAATATGGATTGCCTCTCCCTCATAGCCCGCCATTCTTAAATCATCAACAACCCTGCCGAATGTCTGCGTCTGCTGAAATGTTCTTTCGCTTGAAGATTCATCGGCCACAGGAAAATGGCTTAAAACCCCCTTTAAAAAAATACCGGGGAAACCCTTAATCTCCTCAACAAAACCCAACACTTCCTCGGGCATGATCCCGATCCTGCCCATGCCGGAGTCGACTTTCAGATGAACGCCGATTGGCGTTTGCATTTTTCCAGAAAGTGCCGACAGGATCGCCAGAGAGGCCGTATCATAGACAACCGGAGTCAGATTGAAATGCACCACATCTTCAAAGCCGGCATCTCCCGCGCCCAGAAACACCAGGATTTCACCCGAAATCCCTGCATCTCTGAGCCTGACACCTTCCCAGGCCTCGGCAACTCCAAAAGCGCGAACACCTTCATCATAGAGCGTCTGCGCGACTTCCACCAGACCATGGCCATATGCTTCAGCCTTGACTATGGCCATCATCGCCACATCGTGGCCGGCCATAGTGCGCAAGGCCCGGTAATTTTCACGAAGGGCTGAAAGATCAATTTCCACCCTGTTTATTGAAACCGATGTCATTGTTGCTCAGACCTCAATTCCATCCAGGATTTCCACAAGATCCGGCTGGAGAGAAA
Coding sequences within:
- the argJ gene encoding bifunctional glutamate N-acetyltransferase/amino-acid acetyltransferase ArgJ — its product is MQRTDLTIQGFEAAAVKARIRGKDRLDIGLIVSRVPAVAAAVYTTSLVKAAPVLLGMEKIKSGKARAIMVNSGIANACTGEQGMENARGCARLLAEALEVSEDQVHVSSTGVIGMQLDMANFTGSIPALVEALSENGFDDVSRAMMTTDTVPKTALRDIVLGGKQVKILGLAKGSGMIMPNMATMLCFLCTDVVISPELLQKSLTQAVNLSFNRITVDGDTSTNDTALILANGLAKNFPVDDSATDTEMFQAVLNDLLKDLALQIVRDGEGATKLITIRVDGAKSMDDAKNAALTVANSALVKTAFFGEDANWGRIIGALGRSGAMFDPCQVDIAFDQVLMVKDGLGQGRETEVLATEILKKKEFSVNIHLKAGQFSYEEYTCDFSIDYVKINADYRS
- the secA gene encoding preprotein translocase subunit SecA; this translates as MLGRALQKVFGSKNERTLKIMRPLVDRINGFEGEIQKLDDGALAAKTVFFRERLAKGEPLDDLLPEAFAVVREVSSRVLGMRHYDVQHIGGIVLHEGKIAEMRTGEGKTLVATLAVYLNALSARGVHVVTVNDYLARRDLEWMGGIYHFLGLTTGTILHDMNDAARKAAYRADVTYGTNNEFGFDYLRDNMKFDIDDFCQREFHYGIVDEVDSILIDEARTPLIISGPADMSTELYGRVNTIIPSFKKDEHYAIDEKARSVSMTEDGVALGEKLLNVDNLYDPKNIEWLHHLNQALKAHLLFKSDVDYLVKDGEVIIVDEFTGRTMPGRRYSDGLHQALEAKEGVKVERENQTYASITFQNYFRMYEKLAGMTGTADTEAPEFKKIYNLDVVIVPTHMNMIRIDYPDLIYKNAQAKNRAIVREIEELHKKGQPMLVGTINIDYSEKLSAMLKKKGVKHSVLNAKHHEKEAEIIAEAGQKGRVTIATNMAGRGTDIKLGEGVVELGGLHILGTGRHESRRIDNQLRGRSGRQGDPGSSRFYLSLEDDLLRIFGSDRISGVMEKLGMDEDEPIEHQMISKAIENAQRKVEGHNFDIRKHLLEYDDVMNMQREVIYSQRREVLKGENVKDVVLDMIPELVAQVVEKSVEYKVPSEEWNWDEISQRMLSTFGIPLNWDEESRKDLGHEQFMEKIQALAFEAYEQREKDLGEENIRQLERIVLLQVVDSHWKDHLLNMDHLKEGIGLRGYGQKNPLNEYKREGYEMFMKLMETIKTQTVSTLFRVRLAREDDEVEKLARAQRSQQREMQLSRGETPERKPVTREGDKIGRNALCPCGSGKKHKKCCGRLK
- a CDS encoding N-acetyltransferase codes for the protein MIRDARMEDVKAVYAMLNHYSEKGLLLARSLSSLYDQLRDFKISVHEDLAAGSSRIAGVCALHVCWENLAEIRSLAVGEDFHRQGVGRALVKACLAEASCFGISRVFTLTYQPVFFEKLGFVHVDKNELPHKVWSDCIHCPKFPDCNEEAMVWNAGS
- a CDS encoding SPOR domain-containing protein — encoded protein: MASQQRKKTFTIKFELGIGGLLGVGIVTFCIFLWLFLLGIWAGQTVLQPISNSGMSRNFTAKVSEIWGNGQEEVLTDNSKKAVDLPIEDNASAKQEDYSPEHEQTFFSLQIAAFRDQDRAKDSVLSWRSRGHQAFLQPPDDGGGDGFWRVFIGKFEKLADANASAVKLEEEEDIRAYIALLPASKIKTP
- a CDS encoding arginine--tRNA ligase; this translates as MVKARLRAIVDQCYQKGIAQGLWSDLAAGVYTLEEPKQAAHGDFSTNLAMIVAGKEKKNPREIAAKFTELLSQHTEIIEKVEIAGPGFVNVFLHVKVWQSVLPEVVKGGDTYGLSDIGHGKKVMVEFVSANPTGPLSVGHGRQAVLGDSIARLLVATGHEVTREYYYNDAGRQMRVLGESTRARYLEQLGLPFEFPEDGYQGEYITDIAKALVDEVGDTLKDAVAETPFKERAEKAIFDDINNTLLRMDIRFDNYFNEHTLYEDGLIDDVVATLREKGLVYDHEGAVWFKTTEFGHDQDRVIIKSTGEPTYRLPDIAYHREKFKRGFDWMVNIFGSDHIATVPDVLAGVKALGYDESKVTVVLHQFVTLLRDGKQVKMSTRKANFITVDELLDEVGKDVVRFFFLMRKADSQLEFDIDLATKQSQENPVYYVQYAHARLLSIARQAEAQGVSAGALEDIDLGKLSLAEEVNMLKAMDAYPELVENAALDLEPHRIIFFLQDLAGQFHSYYNKHRVISDDIELSRSRLWMTETLRIVIGNGLKLLGLNTPRTM
- the alr gene encoding alanine racemase, encoding MTSVSINRVEIDLSALRENYRALRTMAGHDVAMMAIVKAEAYGHGLVEVAQTLYDEGVRAFGVAEAWEGVRLRDAGISGEILVFLGAGDAGFEDVVHFNLTPVVYDTASLAILSALSGKMQTPIGVHLKVDSGMGRIGIMPEEVLGFVEEIKGFPGIFLKGVLSHFPVADESSSERTFQQTQTFGRVVDDLRMAGYEGEAIHIANSAALIRYPQAHFNMVRPGISLYGCYPSREKEYLEALELKPVMSFKTAVQQVKTVPEGHGISYGHTFITRRPTQLAVLPVGYNNGYLRKLSNRAHVLVKGRRAPIIGRVCMNVCMIDVTDIGGVVPRDEVVLMGRQGDENITAHEIAEWMETIDYEVLCLFGNLNRREYRG